A stretch of Gadus chalcogrammus isolate NIFS_2021 chromosome 9, NIFS_Gcha_1.0, whole genome shotgun sequence DNA encodes these proteins:
- the bhlhe41 gene encoding class E basic helix-loop-helix protein 41, producing MDDRILRLEERQFMEHTDFLGMEYPSLYICKSKRAMKREDGGKDAYKLPHRLIEKKRRDRINECIGQLKDLLPDHLKLATLGHLEKAVVLELTLKHLNALTAVTEQQHHKIIALQSGDQPMKSSIHADLDAFQSGFQACAKEVLHYLNKFENWSSREQRCTQLVCHLHAVLAQLPPAGGAPPRGGTQPELDAHRVDGQGDAQADGQADAQTDAQADGQAHCVPVIQRTGELNENDTDTDSGYGGEADKNHGANKGCERAAKAQGGHRAVKIKQEFGDDRVAKKTKTSFSVNGLVGADPSRPDLALMSSLMGLPGVGQHAPFCVPFYFINPSAAASYMPFFDKSNLDKYAYPAAAAAAAAAALTAPFPWLYPGIPGIPAGHAAAAAAATAAACAGIPGLSAEKRANPGSFSLSRDPQSPDREAELCSPDDGEEGHESEDDEGRDDCGDEDDDDDDVDDDDVRDMSNETKLT from the exons ATGGATGACAGGATCCTGCGACTGGAGGAAAGACAGTTCATGGAGCACACCGACTTCTTAGG GATGGAGTACCCCTCTCTCTACATCTGCAAGTCGAAGAGGGCGATGAAGCGGGAGGATGGCGGGAAG GATGCCTATAAGTTGCCCCACCGGCTGATCGAGAAGAAGCGGAGGGACCGGATCAACGAGTGCATCGGCCAGCTGAAGGACCTGCTGCCGGACCACCTCAAGCTGGCG ACCCTGGGCCATCTGGAGAAGGCGGTGGTTCTGGAGTTAACGCTGAAACATCTGAACGCATTGACTGCAGTCACAGAGCAGCAGCACCACAAGATCATCGCCTTACAGAGcg GTGATCAACCGATGAAGTCTTCGATCCATGCCGATCTGGATGCTTTCCAATCCGGGTTTCAAGCGTGCGCCAAAGAAGTTCTGCATTACCTGAATAAGTTCGAGAACTGGTCGAGCCGCGAGCAGAGATGCACGCAGCTCGTCTGCCATCTGCATGCGGTGCTGGCGCAGCTCCCGCCCGCCGGAGGAGCGCCGCCCAGGGGTGGCACGCAACCGGAGCTGGACGCGCACAGAGTCGACGGACAGGGCGACGCACAGGCCGACGGACAGGCCGACGCACAGACCGACGCACAGGCCGATGGACAGGCCCACTGCGTGCCCGTCATCCAGAGGACCGGGGAGCTGAACGAGAacgacacggacacggacagcGGGTACGGGGGGGAGGCGGACAAAAACCACGGCGCCAATAAAGGATGCGAGCGCGCGGCGAAGGCGCAGGGGGGACACCGTGCGGTTAAGATCAAACAGGAGTTTGGAGACGATCGGGTGGCCAAAAAAACCAAGACAAGCTTTTCTGTGAACGGGCTGGTCGGGGCAGACCCCTCCAGACCGGACCTGGCGCTCATGAGTTCACTGATGGGACTACCTGGCGTGGGACAGCATGCGCCGTTCTGCGTGCCTTTCTACTTCATCAACCCGTCCGCCGCCGCGTCCTACATGCCTTTTTTCGATAAAAGCAACCTTGACAAATACGCGTAcccagcggcggcggcagcggcagccGCGGCCGCTCTGACAGCCCCGTTCCCTTGGCTCTACCCCGGGATACCCGGGATACCCGCTGGGCACGCCGCTGCGGCAGCAGCCGCGACCGCGGCGGCGTGCGCGGGTATCCCGGGTCTGTCTGCAGAGAAGCGTGCCAACCCGGGGAGCTTCTCCCTCTCCCGGGACCCTCAGTCCCCCGACAGGGAGGCGGAGTTGTGCTCACCTGACGACGGAGAGGAGGGTCACGAGAGCGAGGATGATGAGGGTCGTGATGACtgtggtgatgaggatgatgatgatgatgatgttgatgatgatgatgtaagaGACATGTCCAATGAGACCAAACTCACATAA